The region GCCGTCACCAACGCGCTGCTCGGCCTGCGCGCGCCGACCACCGGCAACGACAACCCGCACCACTACGACGACTCCGCGCTGGCCCGGGTGCTGCCCGTGGGCATCCGCTGGGCCGGCGACCCCGGCCGGGCCGCCGCCGTGGCCCGCCGGCTGGCGGCGATCACCAACGCCGAGGTCGGCATCGACGGCGCGGCGGCGTTCGCCGCGGCCGTCGCGGTCGCCGTCGGCGGCGACCCGCTCACGACGGCCGTCGACGCCGCCCGCCGGGAGATCACCACGGACAGCTGGCTGGGCCGCAAGCTCGCGGTCGCCGAGCGGGTGCTCGCCGAGACCGGCTCGGTCTTCGCGGCCGTTCCGGTGTGGAGCGACGAGGTGGTCAACGCCGAGTACAACTTCGGCAACGTGGTCGCCGAGACGTTGCCCCTCGCGCTGCTGATCGCCCGCGAGAGCAGCAGCCTCGCCGAAGCGCTCGGCGCCGCCGCGCTCCTACCCAAGCAGGCCGACACCATGCCGGCGCTGGTCGGCGCGCTGGTCGGCGCGACCCTCGGGGCGAGCGCGCTGCCGGCCACCTGGTGCGCGCCGGTCGAGGAACTCAAGGCCGTCTGCGTGCCCTCGACCCGCGGCCTGAGACTGCGCGAGCTGGCCGGCGCGCTGGTCGCCGCCCGAACCGACCCCGCTGCGGCCGGTGCCCGGCCCGACCCCGCCGACGTGGCTCCCGGTCCGGCTGCCACCGGAGAGGTCCGCCGTGGTTCGTGACGGCCACTCCGGGGCGGGCCCGTCCCGCCGGGTCACGGGCGACGCACACCCATGCCGCCAATCGCCTCGCACCGCGGGCAGAACGAAACCGAGGAAGACGTGCACGATCCACTGAACCCCTATGACCTGGTCCACGACGAGATCGACCAGGCCCGGGAAACCGGCCACCGGGTCGACGACCTCTCGGCCGAACTCGCCGCCCTCGACCCCGGCGACACGGCCGCACTCGAAGCGCTCTACCAGCGGGTACTCGACGCGCCGCGTGGGGCGGAGTGGCCATACGACGAACCCGAGGGATTCGACGCCATCCTCGCCAGCCTGCCGACCGACCCGCCGCGACCCGCACCCGAGGGGGCCGAACTGGAGGACAGGGTCCGCGGCGGCTGGCTCGGACGAATCGCGGGCTGCAACCTCGGCAAACCGGTCGAGAACGGCCAGCACTGGACCTCGGCGCACCTGCGCGACTATCTGGAGCGGGCCGGAGCGTGGCCGCTGCGCGGGTACATCCCCGCCCTCGATCCGATGCCCGACGGCTTCGTCCTGCGCGAGAACTGGGTACACACCACCCTCGGCCGCGTGCACGGCTCGGCCCGCGACGACGACATCGACTACGCCATCCTCGGCCTGCACCTGCTGGAACAGCACGGTGACCGGCTCACCCCCGGGCACGTCGCCGACGCCTGGTTGACGCTGCTGCCCTACCAGCAGACCTACACCGCGGAGCGGGCGACGTACCGCAGCCTGCTCGGCGGGGTACCGGCCGAACGCGCCGCCGCACACCGCAACCCGTACCGGGAGTGGATCGGGGCGCTGATCCGTGGCGACGCCTTCGGCTGGACCAATCCGGGCCGGCCACGGGAGGCGATCCGGCTCGCCTTCCAGGACGCCTCGCTGTCACACACGGCGAACGGCGTCTACGGCGAGTTGTGGGCGGCGGCGATCGTAGCGAGCGCGTTCACCGCGGCGACCGTACGCGAGGCGTTCGACCGCTCGCTGCGCTCGGTCCCGCCGGGCTCACGGCTGTACGAGACGCTGACCGCCGTACGGGACCTGCGCGACGCCGGCGTGACCTGGGAGGCTGCCCTGGCCACCATCCAGCAGCGCTGGGGCTCCTACAGCTGGGTGCACACCGTCAACAACGCCGCGTTGATCGCCGCCGGTCTGCTCTGGGGCGACGACGACTACGCCAG is a window of Micromonospora sp. NBC_01699 DNA encoding:
- a CDS encoding ADP-ribosylglycohydrolase family protein, producing MNAPSRRVDDRLLDRAEGAFLGLAAGDAASFPAMWHRALRLPHLRSLLWTFALDADARKVNKFPLPFTLAADPALLDFGPTDDAEQAAIGAQVLLAVGADPTVDDLFDAWWTRVEPQHAQFWGSVADRSAVTNALLGLRAPTTGNDNPHHYDDSALARVLPVGIRWAGDPGRAAAVARRLAAITNAEVGIDGAAAFAAAVAVAVGGDPLTTAVDAARREITTDSWLGRKLAVAERVLAETGSVFAAVPVWSDEVVNAEYNFGNVVAETLPLALLIARESSSLAEALGAAALLPKQADTMPALVGALVGATLGASALPATWCAPVEELKAVCVPSTRGLRLRELAGALVAARTDPAAAGARPDPADVAPGPAATGEVRRGS
- a CDS encoding ADP-ribosylglycohydrolase family protein, translated to MHDPLNPYDLVHDEIDQARETGHRVDDLSAELAALDPGDTAALEALYQRVLDAPRGAEWPYDEPEGFDAILASLPTDPPRPAPEGAELEDRVRGGWLGRIAGCNLGKPVENGQHWTSAHLRDYLERAGAWPLRGYIPALDPMPDGFVLRENWVHTTLGRVHGSARDDDIDYAILGLHLLEQHGDRLTPGHVADAWLTLLPYQQTYTAERATYRSLLGGVPAERAAAHRNPYREWIGALIRGDAFGWTNPGRPREAIRLAFQDASLSHTANGVYGELWAAAIVASAFTAATVREAFDRSLRSVPPGSRLYETLTAVRDLRDAGVTWEAALATIQQRWGSYSWVHTVNNAALIAAGLLWGDDDYASTVGLTVQGGWDTDSNGATAGSVVGVVLGAARLPEHFIAPLQDRTRSALFGYDNSAISDLARRTAALAASGALSPRTPEAGERA